The genomic region GCGAAAATGGCGGTGCGGGGACGCAGTTGAACATCGGTGGATGATCGCACCCGACGGGGCGAAAGAACTCTCGATACTCCGCAACCCGCGTATGTTGCTCACGATGACGTCCGATGAGCAGAACGCCGCGCTAGACTATCTTGCCGCGACCCAGCACTGCCCCGCACACGCCTACTATGCCGTCCATCACGGTAAAGCGAAAGAGTATGTCCTTGAATCCACGATGCTTTCGCTGCAAGTCGAAACGCTTCGAGCGGCGTTCGCGGAATGGCCTAGCCTCCTGATCGAAGTCCTTGCGTTGTCGTTGGAGGCGCGCACCGGCACGCCCACCACGAGATGGCTTGGTCTGTGGGGCAACATCGCGGATCAGGAAGCTGTACGGCGTGCTCGCCCCGCGCTGGTGCGGCTTGCGGCCGAGGCGGACACGCGAGATGAAAACATGAGCGCCTATGTGGCAAAGACGAAGGCTAACCGCGACGGATTGCCGCCTCCGGCCAACGCGGCTGTATGGGAGGCAGCACGTTGCATCAAGCGGGCTTGTATATGGATGTTATCGCGGCAGCCCGACTCCGAAATTCGCGACCTTCTCGAAAAACTGAGCGAGCCGGCCGTGTTCAACGATGGGCCTCAGAACTCTGCTGCCCTCTGGGCATTGGCACGATCCGCCGACACAGACGCGGTCGAGCGGCTGCGACGAATGCTGAAGCGGCCGCTGTTCGGCCATCGCCGGAAGCTTTTGCGGGAATATATCTCGTCGATCGAGCTCGCGCTTGGAAATGCAGGGAGCGAGGATCCGCAAGCGATCCCGCGTTTGCGGAAACTGGCCGGGTCCGGATACGTCGTGGCGGAATCAATTGCGAACGCCTTTTCTGGGCTGGCATCACGACCTCAGGACCAGCGCACGCTTTGTGACCTTCTATCGGGCGCCGAAGGTCCTAGACCGTCGAAGCGCTGGGAAGCAAACTGGCGACGGCTTCGCGGTGAAACGCTCGATCCACAGATTCGTCAGACGCTGCTCGGCGTTGTCCGCGCGTACAACGAAATCACGCTGGTCAAGCCTGTGCTCAGTACGGCGGAGTACGAAGCGCAGGCATATTTCTACAAGACCGGCGCGGAGCAGCCCGGTAACCCCGCCGCGCGCGACATCGCCAAGCGAGAGCGCGAGCGGAAGCGACTGCACGGCATCGGCACCGCGAACGGCAGCGAGATAAACGACTGTATCGAGAATATGGCTCGGGGTGCTCACTGGGCTCTTGCCGGTTGTGATGACGAAGAGACTTGCGATCTGTGGGGCAACACGGTGATCGCATGGGCAAAAATGGGGGATCCGAATCCCGCCGCCGCATCAGCAGCGATTCATGCGATGGGTTCGGCCCCGAGCGAGCGTATCCTGATACGCCTGCAAGAATTGCGCGCTCGCGTCACGCACAAGAACCTCGCAAAAAGGATTGAATCAGCGTTTGAAGCGGTCGCGCGCAATCAAGGAATAAGCGCGGATGAGCTCGCCGACCGTCTGGTTCCCACTCACGGACTGGACGAAGGCGGTCTCAAGATGTGGGCCATCGGCGATTGGTCCATATCGCTTCTCCTCGCCGACGATGGTGGCGTGCGC from Candidatus Eremiobacteraceae bacterium harbors:
- a CDS encoding DUF4132 domain-containing protein, whose amino-acid sequence is MIAPDGAKELSILRNPRMLLTMTSDEQNAALDYLAATQHCPAHAYYAVHHGKAKEYVLESTMLSLQVETLRAAFAEWPSLLIEVLALSLEARTGTPTTRWLGLWGNIADQEAVRRARPALVRLAAEADTRDENMSAYVAKTKANRDGLPPPANAAVWEAARCIKRACIWMLSRQPDSEIRDLLEKLSEPAVFNDGPQNSAALWALARSADTDAVERLRRMLKRPLFGHRRKLLREYISSIELALGNAGSEDPQAIPRLRKLAGSGYVVAESIANAFSGLASRPQDQRTLCDLLSGAEGPRPSKRWEANWRRLRGETLDPQIRQTLLGVVRAYNEITLVKPVLSTAEYEAQAYFYKTGAEQPGNPAARDIAKRERERKRLHGIGTANGSEINDCIENMARGAHWALAGCDDEETCDLWGNTVIAWAKMGDPNPAAASAAIHAMGSAPSERILIRLQELRARVTHKNLAKRIESAFEAVARNQGISADELADRLVPTHGLDEGGLKMWAIGDWSISLLLADDGGVRTVFRNSTGKVVRSLPRALARANGDAVLEVRTERKRLASTVSLQRARFERAMVDRRTWSAESWRRNVMRHPVLANLARRLVWKIDHGATTVGTGLPDSEETVAAVDGVSLKVGADNALTLVHPVELSYDVQSDWQHRIVHLKVVQPFKQIFRETYYPTSAERDESSLIRYRGHIVPLQVLRALTSARGWSGGLGLAGFDGSGLGSRRFAAFGAEASLSHDGPTDEASGRLEILEFHRLVSHEVKTVTGRLGPKMRLGDVPPVVFSEAVRDIDLVASVGSVGVGELGITSLTEPLATAFGITRAPAIAALMPSLGLKDRVDIAGCYAIVDGRFRIHLGTGVIAHGPSGQAVKIKLGNRIARDIRLPFEDRDDAITILLNLIIELSHHG